One Suricata suricatta isolate VVHF042 chromosome 15, meerkat_22Aug2017_6uvM2_HiC, whole genome shotgun sequence DNA segment encodes these proteins:
- the ST3GAL1 gene encoding CMP-N-acetylneuraminate-beta-galactosamide-alpha-2,3-sialyltransferase 1 encodes MVTVRKRTLKGLTLLVLFIFLTSFFLNYSHTAVTTTWFPKQMVAELSENFKRFMKHAHRPCACARCIGEQRVSSWFDERFNQSMQPLLTTQNAILEEDTYSWWLRLQREKQPTNLNDTIKELFQVVPGNVDPLLEKRSGGCRRCAVVGNSGNLRASWYGPQIDGHDFVLRMNKAPTAGFEADVGSKTTHHLVYPESFRELGENVSMVLVPFKTTDLEWVISATTTGTISHTYVPVPAKIKVKKNKILIYHPAFIKYVFDSWLQGHGRYPSTGILSVIFSLHICDEVDLYGFGADSKGNWHHYWENNPSAGAFRKTGVHDGDFESNVTATLASINKIRIFKGR; translated from the exons ATGGTGACCGTGAGGAAAAGGACTCTCAAAGGGCTCACCCTGCTCgtcctcttcatcttcctcacctccttcttCCTGAACTACTCCCACACCGCGGTCACCACCACCTGGTTCCCCAAGCAGATGGTCGCCGAGCTGTCCGAGAACTTCAAGAGGTTCATGAAGCATGCCCACCGGCCCTGCGCATGCGCCCGCTGCATCGGGGAGCAGAGGGTCTCATCCTGGTTCGACGAGAGGTTCAACCAGTCCATGCAGCCGCTGCTCACCACCCAGAACGCGATCCTGGAGGAGGACACGTACAGCTGGTGGCTG aggCTCCAGCGGGAGAAACAACCCACCAACCTGAATGATACCATCAAGGAGCTCTTCCAGGTGGTGCCTGGGAACGTGGACCCCCTGCTGGAGAAGAGGTCAGGGGGCTGCCGGCGCTGTGCCGTCGTGGGCAACTCGGGGAACCTGAGGGCGTCCTGGTACGGGCCCCAGATAGACGGCCACGACTTCGTGCTGAG GATGAACAAGGCGCCCACGGCGGGCTTTGAGGCCGACGTCGGCAGCAAGACCACGCACCATCTGGTGTACCCCGAGAGCTTCCGGGAGCTGGGGGAGAACGTCAGCATGGTCCTGGTCCCCTTCAAGACCACCGACCTGGAGTGGGTGATCAGTGCCACCACCACGGGCACCATCTCCCA CACCTACGTTCCTGTCCCCGCGAAGAtcaaagtgaaaaagaataag ATCCTGATCTATCACCCGGCCTTCATCAAGTACGTCTTCGACAGCTGGCTGCAGGGCCACGGGCGGTACCCGTCCACCGGCATCCTGTCCGTCATCTTCTCGCTGCACATCTGCGATGAG GTGGACTTGTATGGCTTCGGGGCAGACAGCAAGGGGAACTGGCATCACTACTGGGAGAACAACCCGTCGGCGGGGGCTTTCCGCAAGACCGGGGTGCACGATGGCGACTTCGAGTCCAACGTGACAGCCACCTTGGCGTCCATCAATAAAATCCGGATATTCAAGGGGAGATGA